Proteins encoded in a region of the Neodiprion lecontei isolate iyNeoLeco1 chromosome 5, iyNeoLeco1.1, whole genome shotgun sequence genome:
- the LOC107221197 gene encoding condensin-2 complex subunit D3-like isoform X3: MEPLQIFEDFRLDNLDESWVKSVWESEFLTFDDIPAAYLDYLNSEDMDVLLKDSSTVIKNWMCEGAASDGADIQRTEVSWQTLIALNVNPRSLLPVLGYLMKNGNSFDADEEARQPCLKATSLYFVLLSVPGSNAFQVFHLNLYHLALKTFMLSDRLVQKSRQQGKRVDPRDAYNSDDDEGDMELFDSEKLTLCKGLNSVMFDITTMLRGFHLCDQPRSLEITVHSLIKVTGLSKEVINFETRAVRQEASVNSLSYNAYIALSLLCDAHHGAVDVTIRLIAKYLLPSLVSNQDGLLPKELSAVRESMTNFVKKLLIAHQKDAHLGVTTLIQHLMVKCPERVEARTKQAALIFKLVNSCKDEVYLKAVEDLIVLAHNNKVLLRIFAEEIMGRFLTDNTSTTSQPNQKVRKALLATVLSRCLDSSSLVRGKAMSIFADCTDPQNSVTLNMVKEIFDESNSDKPLPSLNTLQQSIFEDRDPLPGCSTVACVLAARVEDERAFVRRSALQSLGNLVDFYPGILNTLTPALGLHCRDPAILVRRYAVQVFTQLVEKFPEHPLLTQDWVRNVLPQIFDVEMKVQEKVLESLQQLIIANVTRLDDDDLLPKADLPWLILNQITEQKMRKHLTKACAVWAKTSVLTNSLITKIMSHLDSRNDIPALVLLTAIANYRELSNMSKYFQNYKEILCRDTYQASLVIELLRNSWPNLDDAFLKKMQVDLFETLCCFQVNFNLVGICCDLYTDVTKYLNPENGDQIVKQNSLHLMKLSETLLEKFIDHEDNEEDALQTYLKAMSTLSNASHLCVGSISPSTLRVLEGIVVEWDSLPDAVRHLHELRAAAVTVLGQQAMRDREIAQEIMPILGHIMRMSTAQSSDVQAAVKVNAAKALADICVRFTALVEPYLPDMCVSMKDQNPIIREAIVVLFIQLLLEDFIKVKGPFFFHILTMLTDTDEMVRDLTVFLINERLLVKNKTLIFRQFLESIFHYNNLKLPKKFSSNVIGQRALKALTLPGRRNKNHRRVIYNFMLEHLEPVEKVKIVARLTSEILSAIISGAINVQKEEGLSVLKDCLYILSREELHPTSCSKRTEDDSQDESLPIENLPINNTVNAVANEMKKQRVEVLVPTLVKLKKMFIKLSSPFASDVARYYLKIVAEYKKEQLLNLFSEYPAIEKEIEEDRNLLIPHVS, translated from the exons ATGGAGCCGTTGCAAATATTTGAAGATTTCAGGCTGGACAATCTGGACGAATCGTGGGTGAAATCTGTGTGGGAAAGTGAGTTTCTAACCTTCGACGACATCCCCGCTGCCTATCTTGACTATTTAAATAGCGAGGACATGGATGTATTGCTCAAGGATTCATCGACGGTAATAAAAAACTGGATGTGCGAGGGCGCCGCCAGCGACGGCGCCGATATTCAACGGACCGAGGTATCCTGGCAAACTTTAATAGCGCTAAACGTTAATCCACGCAGTTTGCTACCCGTTTTAGGATACTTAATGAAAAACGGAAATTCCTTTGACGCCGACGAAGAAGCCAGGCAGCCTTGCCTCAAGGCGACCAGCCTCTACTTTGTCCTTCTCTCTGTACCTGGAAGCAATGCATTTCAAGTCTTTCACCTGAACCTGTATCACTTGGCGCTGAAGACATTTATGCTGTCCGACCGCCTTGTCCAAAAGTCCAGACAACAAGGGAAACGCGTCGATCCTAGAGATGCTTACAATTCAGATGACGATGAAGGTGATATGGAGCTCTTTGATTCCGAAAAACTCACGCTGTGTAAGGGGCTAAATAGCGTCATGTTCGACATAACTACTATGCTGAGGGGTTTTCATCTCTGCGATCAGCCAAGGTCGTTGGAAATCACTGTTCACTCGCTGATAAAAGTTACAGGTCTTTCTAAAGAAGTGATTAACTTCGAGACAAGAGCAGTGAGGCAGGAGGCATCGGTGAACTCCCTTTCTTACAATGCCTACATTGCCCTAAGCTTACTCTGCGATGCTCATCATGGAGCCGTGGATGTGACGATACGTCTTATAGCCAAATACCTGTTACCAAGCCTGGTGTCCAATCAAGATGGATTACTGCCTAAGGAATTGTCTGCGGTCAGAGAATCGATGACAAATTTTGTAAAGAAATTGCTTATAGCTCATCAGAAAGATGCCCATTTAGGCGTGACAACTCTGATTCAACATCTGATGGTAAAATGTCCCGAGAGAGTGGAAGCAAGAACAAAGCAGGCAGCTCTTATATTCAAACTGGTTAATTCCTGCAAGGATGAAGTCTACCTCAAAGCTGTCGAGGACCTGATTGTTCTTGCACACAACAACAAAGTCCTCTTGAGGATATTTGCCGAGGAAATAATGGGAAGATTTTTGACCGATAATACCAGTACTACAAGTCAACCGAATCAAAAAGTTAGGAAAGCCCTTCTTGCAACAGTTTTATCCAGGTGCCTCGACTCCTCGAGTCTAGTTAGAGGAAAAGCGATGTCAATTTTTGCCGACTGCACAGATCCGCAGAACAGTGTGACCTTGAACatggtgaaagaaatttttgacgaATCTAATTCAGATAAACCCTTGCCGAGTCTGAATACTCTACAGCAATCTATATTTGAAGACCGTGACCCTCTACCGGGCTGCAGTACCGTGGCCTGTGTGCTCGCAGCAAGGGTTGAAGACGAGCGAGCGTTCGTACGTCGTAGCGCGCTACAATCATTAGGCAATTTGGTAGATTTCTACCCAGGGATACTGAATACCCTGACACCTGCCCTGGGTTTACACTGCAGAGATCCTGCAATACTGGTACGTCGATACGCCGTTCAAGTATTCACCCAGCTTGTGGAAAAATTCCCGGAGCATCCGCTATTGACCCAGGACTGGGTCAGGAATGTTTTGCCTCAGATTTTTGATGTGGAAATGAAAGTGCAGGAAAAGGTTCTTGAGTCTTTGCAGCAATTGATCATCGCTAATGTCACGCGGCTGGATGACGACGACTTACTCCCAAAAGCGGACTTGCCGTGGCTGATACTAAACCAAATAACTGAACAAAAGATGAGAAAACATCTGACCAAGGCATGCGCTGTCTGGGCAAAGACTTCTGTACTCACAAATTCTTTGATCACGAAAATTATGTCGCATCTTGACAGCCGCAATGATATACCAGCCCTGGTCTTGTTGACGGCAATCGCTAACTATAGAGAATTGTCAAATatgagtaaatattttcagaattacAAAGAAATTCTATGCCGAGACACTTATCAGGCAAGTTTGGTCATCGAATTGCTGAGGAATTCTTGGCCAAACTTGGACGATgcttttttaaagaaaatgcaGGTGGACCTATTTGAAACACTGTGCTGCTTTCAAGTGAACTTCAACCTTGTCGGCATTTGCTGTGACTTGTATACAGATGTAACAAAGTACCTGAATCCTGAAAATGGAGATCAAATTGTTAAACAGAACTCTCTGCACCTCATGAAGCTATCCGAAACTctactggaaaaattcatagATCACGAAGACAACGAAGAAGATGCTCTTCAGACATACTTGAAAGCAATGTCCACTTTGAGTAACGCTTCCCATTTGTGCGTTGGCTCAATTTCTCCATCCACGTTGCGCGTACTAGAGGGAATAGTTGTGGAGTGGGATTCGTTGCCAGATGCAGTAAGGCATCTCCATGAACTAAGAGCAGCAGCCGTTACCGTTTTAGGGCAACAAGCAATGAGGGACAGAGAAATTGCTCAGGAAATAATGCCAATACTTGGCCACATAATGCGGATGAGTACCGCACAGTCTTCTGATGTCCAAGCAGCTGTGAAGGTGAACGCAGCCAAGGCTCTGGCCGATATTTGTGTGCGATTCACAGCCTTGGTTGAACCTTATTTGCCCGATATGTGCGTTAGCATGAAGGACCAAAACCCGATAATTCGAGAAGCTATAGTCGTACTTTTCATCCAGCTTCTTCTCGAAGACTTTATCAAAGTCAAGGGACCTTTCTTCTTCCATATTTTAACAATGCTCACCGATACAGATGAGATGGTACGCGACCTTACGGTCTTCCTCATAAACGAAAGATTGTTGGTGAAGAACAAGACTCTGATATTTAGGCAGTTCTTGGAGAGCATTTTTCACTATAACAATTTGAAGCTGccaaaaaaattctccagTAATGTCATCGGCCAAAGAGCATTGAAGGCCTTGACACTACCTGGgcggagaaataaaaatcaccgtagagtgatttacaattttatgcTAGAGCACTTGGAACCTGTTGAAAAGGTGAAAATTGTCGCACGGCTTACAAGTGAAATATTATCTGCAATTATAAGCGGGGCAATAAATGTTCAGAAAGAAGAAGGGCTGTCCGTACTCAAAGATTGCTTGTACATATTGTCTAGAGAAGAATTGCATCCAACTTCATGCTCAAAACGTACAGAAGATGATTCTCAAGATGAAAGTTTGCCAATTGAAAATCTGCCCATTAATAACACTGTGAATGCTGTTGCAAATGAGATGAAAAAGCAAAGGGTTGAGGTCCTTGTGCCGACTCTCGTTAAGCTTAAGAAAATGTTCATAAAACTCTCTTCTCCGTTTGCAAGCGATGTTGCAAGGTATTACTTAAAAATTGTCGCCGAATACAAGAAGGAGCAGCTTCTGAACCTTTTCAGCGAGTATCCAgcaatagaaaaagaaatcgaagagGATAGAAA CCTGCTAATTCCCCACGTATCATAg
- the LOC107221197 gene encoding condensin-2 complex subunit D3-like isoform X1: MEPLQIFEDFRLDNLDESWVKSVWESEFLTFDDIPAAYLDYLNSEDMDVLLKDSSTVIKNWMCEGAASDGADIQRTEVSWQTLIALNVNPRSLLPVLGYLMKNGNSFDADEEARQPCLKATSLYFVLLSVPGSNAFQVFHLNLYHLALKTFMLSDRLVQKSRQQGKRVDPRDAYNSDDDEGDMELFDSEKLTLCKGLNSVMFDITTMLRGFHLCDQPRSLEITVHSLIKVTGLSKEVINFETRAVRQEASVNSLSYNAYIALSLLCDAHHGAVDVTIRLIAKYLLPSLVSNQDGLLPKELSAVRESMTNFVKKLLIAHQKDAHLGVTTLIQHLMVKCPERVEARTKQAALIFKLVNSCKDEVYLKAVEDLIVLAHNNKVLLRIFAEEIMGRFLTDNTSTTSQPNQKVRKALLATVLSRCLDSSSLVRGKAMSIFADCTDPQNSVTLNMVKEIFDESNSDKPLPSLNTLQQSIFEDRDPLPGCSTVACVLAARVEDERAFVRRSALQSLGNLVDFYPGILNTLTPALGLHCRDPAILVRRYAVQVFTQLVEKFPEHPLLTQDWVRNVLPQIFDVEMKVQEKVLESLQQLIIANVTRLDDDDLLPKADLPWLILNQITEQKMRKHLTKACAVWAKTSVLTNSLITKIMSHLDSRNDIPALVLLTAIANYRELSNMSKYFQNYKEILCRDTYQASLVIELLRNSWPNLDDAFLKKMQVDLFETLCCFQVNFNLVGICCDLYTDVTKYLNPENGDQIVKQNSLHLMKLSETLLEKFIDHEDNEEDALQTYLKAMSTLSNASHLCVGSISPSTLRVLEGIVVEWDSLPDAVRHLHELRAAAVTVLGQQAMRDREIAQEIMPILGHIMRMSTAQSSDVQAAVKVNAAKALADICVRFTALVEPYLPDMCVSMKDQNPIIREAIVVLFIQLLLEDFIKVKGPFFFHILTMLTDTDEMVRDLTVFLINERLLVKNKTLIFRQFLESIFHYNNLKLPKKFSSNVIGQRALKALTLPGRRNKNHRRVIYNFMLEHLEPVEKVKIVARLTSEILSAIISGAINVQKEEGLSVLKDCLYILSREELHPTSCSKRTEDDSQDESLPIENLPINNTVNAVANEMKKQRVEVLVPTLVKLKKMFIKLSSPFASDVARYYLKIVAEYKKEQLLNLFSEYPAIEKEIEEDRKKYGSNTFVDDADADAETAEQQTNLALIRQERMPKIVLRRLSTLTYPGMKNWRSPSQASQSDEQSSQFEYSRSQTPLPSPIAYAEISSPPLCQPGPSLNSTPTMSKSRNSRHSLQCSPIHAGNNYVYKNLKYKGVPIISEEDDEEEPLPVQRRKIVPRKLRCQSPQCEEAPMEIGTRKERSKFVRHSD, encoded by the exons ATGGAGCCGTTGCAAATATTTGAAGATTTCAGGCTGGACAATCTGGACGAATCGTGGGTGAAATCTGTGTGGGAAAGTGAGTTTCTAACCTTCGACGACATCCCCGCTGCCTATCTTGACTATTTAAATAGCGAGGACATGGATGTATTGCTCAAGGATTCATCGACGGTAATAAAAAACTGGATGTGCGAGGGCGCCGCCAGCGACGGCGCCGATATTCAACGGACCGAGGTATCCTGGCAAACTTTAATAGCGCTAAACGTTAATCCACGCAGTTTGCTACCCGTTTTAGGATACTTAATGAAAAACGGAAATTCCTTTGACGCCGACGAAGAAGCCAGGCAGCCTTGCCTCAAGGCGACCAGCCTCTACTTTGTCCTTCTCTCTGTACCTGGAAGCAATGCATTTCAAGTCTTTCACCTGAACCTGTATCACTTGGCGCTGAAGACATTTATGCTGTCCGACCGCCTTGTCCAAAAGTCCAGACAACAAGGGAAACGCGTCGATCCTAGAGATGCTTACAATTCAGATGACGATGAAGGTGATATGGAGCTCTTTGATTCCGAAAAACTCACGCTGTGTAAGGGGCTAAATAGCGTCATGTTCGACATAACTACTATGCTGAGGGGTTTTCATCTCTGCGATCAGCCAAGGTCGTTGGAAATCACTGTTCACTCGCTGATAAAAGTTACAGGTCTTTCTAAAGAAGTGATTAACTTCGAGACAAGAGCAGTGAGGCAGGAGGCATCGGTGAACTCCCTTTCTTACAATGCCTACATTGCCCTAAGCTTACTCTGCGATGCTCATCATGGAGCCGTGGATGTGACGATACGTCTTATAGCCAAATACCTGTTACCAAGCCTGGTGTCCAATCAAGATGGATTACTGCCTAAGGAATTGTCTGCGGTCAGAGAATCGATGACAAATTTTGTAAAGAAATTGCTTATAGCTCATCAGAAAGATGCCCATTTAGGCGTGACAACTCTGATTCAACATCTGATGGTAAAATGTCCCGAGAGAGTGGAAGCAAGAACAAAGCAGGCAGCTCTTATATTCAAACTGGTTAATTCCTGCAAGGATGAAGTCTACCTCAAAGCTGTCGAGGACCTGATTGTTCTTGCACACAACAACAAAGTCCTCTTGAGGATATTTGCCGAGGAAATAATGGGAAGATTTTTGACCGATAATACCAGTACTACAAGTCAACCGAATCAAAAAGTTAGGAAAGCCCTTCTTGCAACAGTTTTATCCAGGTGCCTCGACTCCTCGAGTCTAGTTAGAGGAAAAGCGATGTCAATTTTTGCCGACTGCACAGATCCGCAGAACAGTGTGACCTTGAACatggtgaaagaaatttttgacgaATCTAATTCAGATAAACCCTTGCCGAGTCTGAATACTCTACAGCAATCTATATTTGAAGACCGTGACCCTCTACCGGGCTGCAGTACCGTGGCCTGTGTGCTCGCAGCAAGGGTTGAAGACGAGCGAGCGTTCGTACGTCGTAGCGCGCTACAATCATTAGGCAATTTGGTAGATTTCTACCCAGGGATACTGAATACCCTGACACCTGCCCTGGGTTTACACTGCAGAGATCCTGCAATACTGGTACGTCGATACGCCGTTCAAGTATTCACCCAGCTTGTGGAAAAATTCCCGGAGCATCCGCTATTGACCCAGGACTGGGTCAGGAATGTTTTGCCTCAGATTTTTGATGTGGAAATGAAAGTGCAGGAAAAGGTTCTTGAGTCTTTGCAGCAATTGATCATCGCTAATGTCACGCGGCTGGATGACGACGACTTACTCCCAAAAGCGGACTTGCCGTGGCTGATACTAAACCAAATAACTGAACAAAAGATGAGAAAACATCTGACCAAGGCATGCGCTGTCTGGGCAAAGACTTCTGTACTCACAAATTCTTTGATCACGAAAATTATGTCGCATCTTGACAGCCGCAATGATATACCAGCCCTGGTCTTGTTGACGGCAATCGCTAACTATAGAGAATTGTCAAATatgagtaaatattttcagaattacAAAGAAATTCTATGCCGAGACACTTATCAGGCAAGTTTGGTCATCGAATTGCTGAGGAATTCTTGGCCAAACTTGGACGATgcttttttaaagaaaatgcaGGTGGACCTATTTGAAACACTGTGCTGCTTTCAAGTGAACTTCAACCTTGTCGGCATTTGCTGTGACTTGTATACAGATGTAACAAAGTACCTGAATCCTGAAAATGGAGATCAAATTGTTAAACAGAACTCTCTGCACCTCATGAAGCTATCCGAAACTctactggaaaaattcatagATCACGAAGACAACGAAGAAGATGCTCTTCAGACATACTTGAAAGCAATGTCCACTTTGAGTAACGCTTCCCATTTGTGCGTTGGCTCAATTTCTCCATCCACGTTGCGCGTACTAGAGGGAATAGTTGTGGAGTGGGATTCGTTGCCAGATGCAGTAAGGCATCTCCATGAACTAAGAGCAGCAGCCGTTACCGTTTTAGGGCAACAAGCAATGAGGGACAGAGAAATTGCTCAGGAAATAATGCCAATACTTGGCCACATAATGCGGATGAGTACCGCACAGTCTTCTGATGTCCAAGCAGCTGTGAAGGTGAACGCAGCCAAGGCTCTGGCCGATATTTGTGTGCGATTCACAGCCTTGGTTGAACCTTATTTGCCCGATATGTGCGTTAGCATGAAGGACCAAAACCCGATAATTCGAGAAGCTATAGTCGTACTTTTCATCCAGCTTCTTCTCGAAGACTTTATCAAAGTCAAGGGACCTTTCTTCTTCCATATTTTAACAATGCTCACCGATACAGATGAGATGGTACGCGACCTTACGGTCTTCCTCATAAACGAAAGATTGTTGGTGAAGAACAAGACTCTGATATTTAGGCAGTTCTTGGAGAGCATTTTTCACTATAACAATTTGAAGCTGccaaaaaaattctccagTAATGTCATCGGCCAAAGAGCATTGAAGGCCTTGACACTACCTGGgcggagaaataaaaatcaccgtagagtgatttacaattttatgcTAGAGCACTTGGAACCTGTTGAAAAGGTGAAAATTGTCGCACGGCTTACAAGTGAAATATTATCTGCAATTATAAGCGGGGCAATAAATGTTCAGAAAGAAGAAGGGCTGTCCGTACTCAAAGATTGCTTGTACATATTGTCTAGAGAAGAATTGCATCCAACTTCATGCTCAAAACGTACAGAAGATGATTCTCAAGATGAAAGTTTGCCAATTGAAAATCTGCCCATTAATAACACTGTGAATGCTGTTGCAAATGAGATGAAAAAGCAAAGGGTTGAGGTCCTTGTGCCGACTCTCGTTAAGCTTAAGAAAATGTTCATAAAACTCTCTTCTCCGTTTGCAAGCGATGTTGCAAGGTATTACTTAAAAATTGTCGCCGAATACAAGAAGGAGCAGCTTCTGAACCTTTTCAGCGAGTATCCAgcaatagaaaaagaaatcgaagagGATAGAAA GAAATATGGGTCTAATACTTTCGTCGACGATGCAGATGCAGATGCGGAAACTGCCGAACAGCAAACAAATCTAGCACTGATTAGACAGGAGCGGATGCCCAAAATTGTACTGCGACGATTGTCAACGCTAACTTATCCTGGTATGAAAAATTGGCGAAGCCCTTCCCAGGCTTCTCAATCTGACGAGCAATCATCCCAATTTGAATATTCGAGAAGCCAAACTCCGTTACCATCACCAATTGCATATGCAGAAATCAGCTCACCACCTTTGTGTCAACCTGGTCCTAGTCTAAATAGTACTCCAACAATGTCTAAATCTAGAAATTCGCGTCATTCACTACAGTGCAGCCCCATCCATGCAGGGAATAATTATGTTTACAAAAATCTCAAATACAAGGGAGTGCCAATTATTTCTGAGGAAGATGACGAAGAAGAACCATTACCCGTTCAAAGGAGAAAAATAGTTCCTAGAAAATTACGCTGTCAGAGTCCTCAATGCGAGGAAGCACCAATGGAAATTGGCACTAGGAAGGAACGTTCAAAGTTCGTACGGCATTCCGATTAG